Proteins encoded within one genomic window of Hahella chejuensis KCTC 2396:
- a CDS encoding DUF4347 domain-containing protein: MSRFLLNGLTSVFVSLGLTGASHAAGGGYSYQGGRRGSSRGADSGLMTLASVDALSVREVLRAGWKRDGTKPAGADELEITNAAAIRELVIIDDAVPEKRRIYEKLEPGVAFATLRPGEDGLAQLRAILSRYRDLRALHVFSHAEDGALYLGDSVVTKETLSREINTLASLDQAMQDGADVMFYGCNLAQSEKGEALLELVSAKARVDVAASDDLTGAERLGGDWDLEIKKGDIDAKPRFDSIAMVDFTAVLPYTGTLGLGGVTPGYANAKSYTIGGTSYTIKFKSGGSGSKDLYNYNAGYIYIGTRDSTQTSSSVYFTSGETFSLNSLYVYHGFGAPTKTIRITSSKGGTQDSTGPVAASTGATINFSGAQWTDITSFTVQYSDNASLDWLKLDNISIANLQSSMDSDGTLTASAVVTEPVGLSSTVDTIGEAVDLFDFTLTDGGGGDGLPMTVSQVVLNVTGTSSDTERGNIIWRLNGNDASFVAGSYNGVSDTITFSSLSISVADNTSETYTVSGYYGTPTGLTEDHTVILSVDGDSDLVVGSSGTQMASGQSAVTNGSGATLDVTASKLTFSTQPAGSTSGSALTTQPVVAATDIFSNVDVDYASNISLSESSSGFLSGTTTMTPVSGVATFTNVAYTASADQENFALTAAASGLSDGTSNTVTSDVVATQLRFSTQPAPTSIDSGSSTSFTTVPVVQAVDGANTLDVGYSTDIVLSVTDPNDSVLDGTVNSLSGSGDGDGSGTTVTLTPSSGSVTYTNLALQYTNGGATDTIALRAASGGLSSANSSSITSTVNNAPVISNLNGDSVSWAGVGGTVNLDAGGDAGGSDTELDALNGGNGDYSGGTLTVQRVGGAVTSDLFGFDVDGAAFSVNGSDLQSFGQSFASFTNANGVLSITFNSSSTAATTALVSNVISRITYRNDTPGGDASVRFTLSDGSKSTTADASVQSDSIYITNTTDTASIDRTDGVSFSEAIAIANADGTGTQTLILAGALAAQTISATSASSLVESLTLDLDSASGATISGGTLTLGGGVTLTMNNGSGDTGSIGTVFAGTGSLSKTGAGALTLTGAQTYSGTTTISAGALSIASDSNVGSGQLVLNGGTLTVTGSTTINNAIHVAADSTFSVSSNVTASGLLSGSNPLTKTGASTLTLSNTGNAASFSGAMTVSAGTLAVSSDANLSSGVITLDSGVLNLTGATFTVDNAIVLGAGGGTVGALAGTKVLSGVVSGSGSFSKTGGPALTLSATNTYTGGTSINGTNGLIITDSANLGSGNVTLKVNSLLSVTGSGVTIANNLVMEGDATLSNANDITWSGVISGSGALAKSGAGTLTLSGSQTQTGGLSITTGSVSIAGDSNLGSGTLTLDGGSLIVTGSGITVDNALSLGGSNGTISNASSLTWSGVISGSGGLTKTGAGTLTLSATNTNTGTIALSAGTLDVSGAVGGAVSVASGTTLQGGGSIGGLVTVSSGGTLQIGSSPGDLTLGNGLTVNSGGALVTRINGTTAGSGYDQYNVTGAVTLGGTLSVIGSYTGNGGDSFVIINNDASDAVSGIFNGLSEGDKSTTLNGVPLTVSYLGSSGNDVTLTVVPPTVTDARISISGASGTSGAFKIGDVVTTTWDDTAATGDNNGDIASVSVDYSAFGGGASVAASNSANTWTATYTITAGVVDGTNLNVSITATDSGGVSKTTADSTNATVDNIAPTVTAGNISLSGASGTSSAYKIGDIVTATWNNTGGGDSNSDTISGVSVDFSAFGGSSVAASNSSDTWTATYTILSGAVDSTNLNVLVTATDNAGNAKTTSGSNNVTVDNIAPTLTDAKISIAGATGTSGAYKIGDTVTATWNDTAATGDNNSDTISAVSVNFTAFGGGAAVGASNSSDTWTASYTLVAGAIDSSNLNVSVTATDNAGNTALVADTSNATVDTQAPTVSSVTSSTANGSYKTGDGVSIQILFDQSVVVSGTPQLQLETGITDRNVDYASGSGGSTLNFAYTVQSGDASADLDYTGTGALGLNGGTIVDDAGNAATLTLAAPGAANSLGANKALVIDAIAPSLSLITPVTTPTTDSTPNITFSTDEVGTLSMGGSCGTSSSTTISSTGNHSITLTQTDNSSALGDGTYSDCTVTVTDAVGNASTALAITAFTVDTTAPSGHSVSFDDSTISSTEASSQSFTFASAEVGASYSYSISSSGGGTAVSGSGSVTSASQQVTGLNLSGLNDGTLTLS; this comes from the coding sequence ATGAGCAGATTTCTGTTGAATGGATTGACCTCCGTCTTTGTTTCGCTGGGACTGACCGGCGCTTCACACGCCGCAGGCGGCGGGTATTCCTACCAGGGCGGTCGCAGGGGAAGTTCCAGGGGCGCCGACTCAGGTCTCATGACTCTGGCTTCCGTTGACGCTCTCTCCGTAAGGGAGGTGCTGAGGGCGGGATGGAAGCGCGATGGGACAAAGCCTGCCGGAGCTGATGAACTGGAAATCACAAACGCCGCCGCTATCCGAGAGTTGGTGATCATCGACGACGCCGTGCCGGAAAAGCGCAGAATCTATGAAAAGCTGGAGCCAGGCGTGGCGTTTGCGACGTTGCGTCCAGGCGAGGATGGGCTGGCGCAATTGAGGGCGATTTTATCCCGCTATCGCGACCTGCGGGCTCTGCATGTTTTTTCTCATGCCGAAGACGGTGCGCTTTACCTTGGCGACAGCGTGGTGACCAAGGAGACGTTAAGTCGGGAAATCAATACGCTGGCGTCTCTGGACCAGGCGATGCAGGACGGCGCCGACGTCATGTTCTATGGCTGCAATCTGGCCCAGAGTGAAAAAGGAGAAGCGCTGCTGGAATTGGTGTCCGCCAAGGCCCGTGTGGATGTCGCCGCCTCTGACGACCTTACTGGCGCGGAGCGACTCGGCGGCGACTGGGACCTTGAAATCAAAAAAGGCGATATTGACGCCAAACCGCGTTTCGATTCCATCGCCATGGTGGATTTCACTGCCGTATTGCCCTATACCGGCACGCTGGGGCTGGGCGGCGTAACCCCGGGGTACGCCAACGCCAAGAGCTATACGATCGGCGGCACTTCTTACACCATAAAATTCAAATCCGGCGGCAGCGGCTCCAAAGATCTGTACAACTACAACGCAGGGTATATTTACATCGGCACCAGAGACTCCACGCAAACCTCGTCGAGTGTCTATTTCACCAGTGGAGAAACGTTCTCCCTTAACAGCCTGTACGTCTATCACGGTTTCGGCGCGCCGACCAAAACCATCAGAATTACCTCCAGTAAAGGAGGAACTCAGGACTCGACTGGCCCGGTGGCGGCAAGCACAGGGGCCACAATCAATTTTTCCGGCGCACAGTGGACGGACATCACCAGTTTTACGGTGCAATACTCAGACAATGCGAGTCTGGATTGGCTGAAGCTGGATAACATCAGCATCGCCAATCTTCAGAGCAGTATGGACTCTGACGGAACCCTGACGGCCTCCGCCGTCGTTACGGAACCTGTGGGGTTAAGCTCCACCGTGGACACAATCGGGGAGGCGGTGGATCTATTTGACTTCACCCTGACGGATGGCGGGGGCGGGGATGGCCTGCCCATGACCGTCAGTCAGGTCGTCCTGAATGTCACCGGAACCAGCTCGGATACGGAGCGGGGCAATATTATCTGGCGTCTGAATGGGAATGACGCCAGCTTTGTCGCCGGCAGCTATAACGGCGTTTCGGACACCATCACTTTTTCCAGCCTGAGCATTTCCGTTGCGGACAATACTAGCGAAACCTACACAGTCAGTGGTTATTACGGTACGCCCACCGGTTTAACTGAAGATCACACCGTTATCCTCAGTGTGGACGGCGATAGCGATCTTGTCGTGGGATCATCCGGCACGCAGATGGCGAGCGGGCAAAGCGCCGTCACCAATGGCTCCGGCGCAACCTTGGATGTCACCGCTTCCAAGCTGACGTTTTCGACGCAGCCAGCAGGCTCAACCTCAGGCTCGGCGCTGACCACGCAACCGGTCGTGGCGGCGACGGATATTTTCAGTAATGTGGATGTGGATTACGCCAGCAACATCAGTCTGTCGGAATCCAGCAGCGGCTTTTTGTCCGGCACAACGACAATGACTCCCGTCAGCGGCGTAGCCACTTTCACAAACGTGGCCTACACCGCTTCAGCGGACCAGGAAAACTTCGCTTTGACCGCCGCCGCTTCCGGGCTCAGTGACGGGACATCCAACACCGTCACTTCAGACGTGGTGGCGACCCAGCTGAGATTCTCCACACAGCCGGCGCCGACCAGCATTGATAGCGGCTCTTCCACCAGCTTCACGACGGTTCCGGTGGTGCAGGCGGTGGATGGCGCCAATACGTTGGATGTCGGTTACAGCACGGATATCGTGCTAAGCGTAACGGACCCCAACGATAGCGTGCTGGATGGGACCGTCAACAGCCTGTCTGGAAGCGGCGATGGCGACGGTTCCGGAACTACGGTGACGCTTACGCCCAGCAGCGGTTCCGTCACCTATACCAATCTGGCGTTGCAGTACACCAATGGCGGCGCGACCGATACCATTGCGCTGCGAGCCGCCTCGGGCGGGCTAAGCAGCGCGAACAGCTCGTCCATCACCTCTACTGTGAATAACGCCCCCGTCATCTCCAATCTAAACGGCGATTCCGTTTCATGGGCCGGCGTCGGGGGAACCGTGAATCTCGACGCCGGCGGCGACGCCGGCGGCAGCGATACGGAGCTGGATGCGCTCAACGGCGGCAATGGCGACTATTCCGGCGGGACGTTGACCGTACAACGGGTTGGCGGCGCCGTCACCAGCGATCTGTTCGGGTTTGACGTCGACGGTGCTGCGTTTTCCGTCAATGGCAGTGATCTGCAATCATTTGGGCAAAGCTTCGCCTCATTCACCAACGCCAATGGCGTTTTGTCGATCACGTTTAACAGCTCCAGCACGGCGGCCACGACGGCGCTGGTGTCGAATGTGATAAGCCGGATCACCTACCGCAACGATACGCCCGGAGGAGACGCCTCAGTCCGCTTCACCTTAAGCGATGGCTCCAAATCCACCACTGCGGACGCCAGTGTGCAGTCCGACAGCATTTACATCACCAATACCACTGATACGGCCTCCATTGACCGGACCGATGGCGTGAGTTTCAGCGAAGCCATCGCCATCGCCAATGCGGACGGAACCGGTACTCAAACCTTGATTCTCGCCGGCGCCCTGGCGGCGCAGACGATTTCCGCCACCTCCGCCTCCAGTCTGGTGGAGAGTCTGACTCTGGACCTGGATTCAGCCTCCGGCGCGACTATCTCTGGCGGAACGCTGACCCTTGGCGGCGGCGTTACGCTGACAATGAATAACGGCAGCGGCGACACCGGCTCCATCGGAACCGTATTTGCGGGAACCGGAAGCCTGAGCAAAACCGGCGCGGGCGCGCTAACGCTGACAGGAGCTCAGACTTACAGCGGAACCACCACGATCAGCGCAGGCGCGCTCAGCATAGCGTCTGACAGCAATGTGGGAAGCGGGCAGTTGGTGTTGAACGGAGGGACGCTGACGGTGACTGGATCGACCACGATCAACAACGCCATCCATGTGGCGGCGGACAGTACATTTAGCGTCAGCAGCAATGTAACTGCCTCCGGCTTGTTGTCGGGTTCTAACCCATTGACGAAAACCGGCGCGTCAACGCTGACCCTGTCAAATACGGGGAACGCCGCCTCTTTCAGCGGCGCGATGACTGTCTCGGCGGGAACGCTGGCGGTTTCCAGTGACGCTAATCTCTCCAGCGGCGTCATTACGCTGGATAGCGGCGTGCTGAACCTGACAGGCGCAACCTTTACCGTCGATAACGCCATCGTACTTGGAGCCGGAGGCGGTACAGTCGGGGCGCTGGCGGGGACCAAGGTCCTGTCCGGCGTGGTTTCAGGGAGCGGCAGTTTCTCTAAAACCGGCGGCCCCGCATTGACCCTGTCAGCCACCAATACTTACACCGGCGGAACTTCCATTAACGGAACAAACGGTTTGATTATCACAGATAGCGCCAATCTGGGTTCAGGGAATGTGACATTAAAAGTTAACAGCCTTCTCAGTGTGACGGGGTCGGGCGTCACCATCGCCAATAACCTGGTTATGGAAGGCGACGCCACATTGAGCAACGCCAACGATATTACCTGGTCTGGCGTGATCAGCGGCTCCGGCGCCTTGGCCAAATCAGGAGCGGGCACATTGACGCTATCCGGTTCTCAGACCCAGACCGGCGGGTTAAGCATCACCACAGGAAGCGTCAGCATCGCCGGAGACAGCAACCTCGGGTCTGGGACACTGACGCTGGATGGCGGCTCACTTATCGTGACCGGGTCCGGGATAACCGTCGACAACGCGCTCAGCCTGGGCGGGAGCAATGGGACGATCAGCAACGCCAGCTCCTTAACCTGGTCAGGCGTCATCAGCGGCTCTGGCGGGCTGACTAAAACCGGAGCGGGAACGCTGACGCTGAGCGCAACCAACACCAATACCGGAACTATTGCGCTATCCGCTGGAACCCTGGATGTCAGCGGCGCTGTCGGAGGCGCAGTCAGCGTCGCCAGCGGAACCACCCTGCAGGGCGGGGGCTCTATCGGCGGACTGGTGACGGTAAGCAGCGGCGGGACGCTACAGATAGGAAGCTCCCCTGGCGATCTCACCCTCGGTAACGGCCTCACCGTGAACAGCGGCGGCGCGTTGGTGACGCGCATCAATGGAACCACCGCCGGCTCTGGCTATGATCAATACAATGTCACCGGCGCCGTCACTCTGGGCGGAACCTTGAGCGTCATTGGCAGCTACACCGGCAACGGCGGAGATAGTTTCGTGATCATCAACAACGACGCCAGCGACGCTGTCAGCGGTATTTTCAACGGGCTGTCGGAGGGGGATAAATCCACGACGCTGAATGGCGTTCCTCTGACCGTGAGCTATCTCGGCTCCAGCGGCAACGACGTCACGCTTACCGTGGTCCCGCCCACGGTCACGGACGCCAGGATCTCCATTTCCGGAGCCTCAGGAACCAGCGGCGCGTTCAAAATTGGCGATGTCGTCACGACCACCTGGGATGACACCGCCGCCACCGGCGATAACAATGGCGACATCGCCAGCGTGTCCGTCGACTATTCCGCTTTTGGCGGCGGGGCGTCGGTCGCCGCGAGCAATTCCGCCAACACCTGGACGGCGACATACACCATCACGGCAGGCGTCGTTGATGGAACCAATTTGAATGTCTCCATCACCGCGACGGACTCAGGCGGCGTCAGTAAGACCACGGCGGACTCCACCAACGCGACAGTGGACAATATCGCGCCGACAGTGACCGCCGGCAATATTTCCCTGTCGGGAGCGTCCGGAACCAGCAGCGCCTACAAAATCGGCGACATCGTCACCGCCACCTGGAACAATACCGGCGGCGGCGATAGCAACAGCGACACGATCAGCGGCGTGAGCGTCGACTTCTCCGCTTTTGGCGGTTCTTCGGTAGCCGCCAGCAATAGCTCCGATACTTGGACGGCGACCTATACTATTCTCTCCGGCGCGGTCGACAGCACGAACCTGAACGTATTGGTGACGGCGACAGATAATGCAGGCAACGCCAAAACCACGTCAGGCTCGAATAATGTCACCGTGGACAACATCGCGCCGACACTGACCGACGCCAAGATTTCCATCGCGGGCGCCACCGGAACCAGCGGCGCCTACAAAATCGGCGATACTGTTACCGCCACCTGGAATGACACCGCCGCCACCGGCGACAATAACAGCGACACGATCAGCGCCGTAAGCGTCAACTTCACTGCTTTTGGCGGCGGCGCGGCGGTCGGCGCCTCCAACAGCAGCGATACCTGGACGGCCAGTTACACGCTGGTCGCCGGCGCCATCGACAGCAGTAATCTGAATGTTTCCGTGACAGCCACCGACAACGCCGGCAATACAGCCCTGGTAGCGGACACCAGCAACGCCACGGTGGATACTCAGGCGCCGACGGTCTCCTCGGTCACTTCATCGACCGCCAATGGGAGTTATAAAACAGGGGATGGCGTATCAATACAGATCCTGTTCGATCAATCGGTGGTTGTCTCCGGAACGCCGCAATTGCAACTGGAAACCGGAATAACAGACCGTAACGTCGATTACGCTTCAGGCTCTGGCGGCTCCACGCTGAATTTCGCTTATACGGTGCAGTCCGGCGACGCCAGCGCGGATCTGGATTACACCGGAACCGGCGCGCTCGGCTTGAACGGCGGAACGATCGTTGATGACGCAGGCAATGCGGCGACCCTGACCCTGGCCGCCCCGGGCGCGGCCAATTCCCTGGGCGCCAATAAGGCGTTAGTGATTGACGCCATCGCGCCCAGCTTGAGCCTGATTACGCCGGTCACGACGCCCACCACCGACAGCACGCCCAATATCACCTTCAGTACGGATGAGGTGGGAACCCTCAGTATGGGCGGCAGTTGCGGAACCAGTAGCTCCACCACGATCAGTAGCACAGGTAACCACAGTATTACTCTGACCCAGACTGACAACAGCAGTGCATTGGGAGATGGAACCTATAGCGACTGTACGGTTACGGTCACTGACGCGGTCGGCAACGCCAGCACGGCATTGGCGATTACCGCCTTCACGGTGGATACCACCGCGCCCAGCGGACATAGCGTGAGCTTTGACGACAGCACGATCAGCTCCACTGAAGCGAGCAGTCAGAGCTTTACCTTCGCCAGCGCGGAAGTAGGGGCCAGTTACAGTTACAGCATCTCATCCAGCGGCGGTGGAACCGCCGTCAGCGGTAGCGGATCGGTAACCAGCGCGAGTCAGCAAGTGACGGGGCTTAACCTGTCTGGACTGAACGACGGAACATTGACCCTGTCGTGA